TGCGTTTATATAAGTACGGGTGCAACCGTACTGCGTTTGTGCATCCTGTTCAGTGCAGGGCCGCACACACCGTTATGCAACGTGAGTTTGAAAATCAAATGACTTAAACTTCAAAGTTTGCTCGCACTGTTCGGgataaaacaacgaaacaatgaATAGCAATGTACCGGATGTAACAATTGGGTAGAGCAAGCCGAGCAATTCTTGTATGTTCTATgttaattttatgaaaatgttaatTCTACGAAGGGAAGCCAGTACTTTAAACTTTGATGTTGATAGTCATCGCTCGAACAGGGTTaaacaaatagcaaacacCCCTGCAAACCGGGTGGATTGGCAAACGTCGATCGCTAATTGAACGCCCGGAGGCACCCGACGGCAATAGGCTAACAAAACACGACAGTCCAGTGGAAGTTTGACTACGAAAGCTTTATTTACTGATGCAGGCTGTTAACTTTGCGTAGTTTTTATTCTAAATGTCGACATTTTGCCCATTATTCATTCCCCGTTCCAGACGGACCAGCGAACCGGTTAGCGACCGGAAGCACACGACAGCCACCATGATTACCCATTGGACGCTGATAGTGTTGGTGGCGGTGGCCATTTCGGGCCCGCACAGTGCATTGGCCCGGCCGGCGGAACCGGAAGCACCGGCCGAAATCTACAACGAGCTGGCGGAGGAGTACCAGCGGCTCCACAACCAGGAGATCCGCTTCCTGCAGTATCTGTCCGTGCAGGCCGAACGGCAACAGCGCGAGGAAGCGTACCTGCAGGCGCAACGTGAACAGCAACAGCTCGCCCTGGACGCACGCAACTCGCTGCTGGACGATACAGGATCGCTGCTGGACGAATTACCGCAGGAGTTTGGCCGATCCGACGACGGTACCGGTGCGGGACGCAATCTGAACGGTTACGGACATGAGGTTTCCGCCCAAACCGAACCCGTGCAAAAGGAAGTACCGCACCAGAAGAGCAAAAatgataagaaaaataatcacTGTAAGTAGACGCCGCTGCCTATTGAGATAATTCAAATGTGttaatgcttttgtttcgtttggacGTCTTATCTTTCGCCACAGATATGTCCTTGTGCCATTTTAAGCTTTGCAACATGGGACGTAAACGCAACCAACGATTTCCTCAATTGTAAGTATCCTCTTCGTGGCAGGAAGTCAAGCGTcttctttttaattaaaaatcggCTTCtaaaacgttttctttttcacttgcctttttttgtggtttagCTGGAACTAAAGGGCGAACACCGTTTGGAACAAGGACAGCTAAATGTACAACGAAACTAAACTTAAACCGCAAAGCGCCCCAGTACTAAAGGATACTAATAAACCCCGTGTCACATTGAAGGATAAGCTGGTGGAACAAACAGATGGAAATGAATGGTTTGGCGATGGAAGCTAAGGCCCAATCTATTCGCCCAGTACGCCCAGCAACGCTTCATACAGCAACGTCAGCAACAGGCAGcaggcagcagtagcagcaacagaagTTTTAGCAACGGTATTTTCCCATTTATCGTTATTATAGGCGAACAAACATGTAGGAAAATCTGTACTCTTTCAGCGCTAAGCCATACGCACTAGTGCGTCTCACATCATCAAAAAACggacacgtttttttttggcgaagAGACTAATATTAACATACTTGGAAGTTAAAGTAAACATACAAAGCTCACATACATCCACGCAACAAtgcgagaagaagaaaacatacaaacttatttatgaaaaatttaaattattgattgaaaataCTATTGAAATGTTACTTAAATTTATCTATTGGTACTATATTGCGACTGGATGGCAACGGGAAGTAGGAAATGCGGCAGCGTAGGAAACCGGGAGTCATTGTATTTAGGGTAGACCGCACGGGAGGAGAAAGATTAGATGAAAAAACCATCCGTAACCGGGTACCGGCTCTTCTTGTACGGTTTGCAGGAACATGAACAAGTATTTAGAATTATCTGTTTGTCTTAGGTTTGGCAGGACTCATTATTCAtttcgcaaacacacacacacaaaacggtcTCACTCACTTTTAGCTTTAGTTGTAGCAGCGTAAATCCATTCCAAACACTTCTCGGagcatcgaaacaaaaattttaggtttaaaaattgtttctccTTCACCGAGTACGAAACCAAAACCGGTTAGCAAACGATTCGTATTATTAGctttaattttatgtattaATCTAATTTGCGCAAGTAATCTATACGTTACGTTCACGCTAAGTGTTAAAACACTACATGTAACGGATCGCAACACTGAAATAAGACTTTAATGAACACCGTAAACCGATTCATTGCTGACAAGCTGACATTGAAACAAGTTCCGAACGTGTCCGGTGGGAAGGACGAGGGTGTGTTGCAAACATATAACAATATTACTTCCGTCTGAAAAGCATGCATGTTTGTCATGTTTCCATGTTTTATGGTACACTATTATGCTCTAATGTAATGTATATGAAAGATTATGTGCCGTTGGCAAACGTTGTTACTCAACCACCacagtaaacaaaacgaacaagaCAAACCGGAAAGTGTTAAAACGTAACCTTAACGGTCATACTATTTATAAACACCCATTGCTATCGGCTAATGTAATGATTAatcgcaaagaaaaacactcaaaaaattgaaactgaAACTGTGagacaatgctttgttttaagcgtgcatgtgtatgtatatatatatatatatgtatgtatggtAGTATGTAATTAATATTGCTGCTAATAATATCATCATTTTACCCGGGAACGGTATTGAGGTATCGTTCGTCGATCTGACACTACTGGTTGTTTCGGACTTTGTTCTGTAACTGTCGTTTGATTTTCTGCCACTGTCCCGTTGCAATGTTGAATGCCCTTGTTGAGAAACGTAAAACAGCTTCCCGTGTTTTGGGTAGAACATAAaagattattatttattgctagGCGCTTCGTGTCGCGTTCGAGGTTTCCCTTGACCACCACCCTCCCCCATTTCTATGCGTGTGAACCTGTGAACCCACAGTCGGTCGAGGGCGCCAATGAGTATATGCTACTTAAGCTTAAACTCAAACTCATCTTTAAATGTATACattaaatatgtttccttTCCATCGATGGATATCCCCCGGCTGGTGGTGGCGTGCGCCCACCATCATGCACTTTGGTAGCTTAACGATGCAGTGGCCGATCTCCAGCATTATGCCTTTTTCCCGGCCAATATGCGATGAACGGACATACATTCTAGTGTAGTGCAACAATCTCTCATTATGTTACATCCCACTCTGGGAGACAAAATGGAGGCGGCATACATTACTCGTTTGTATATTGCTGGGCAGATTTGATTACTGCATATAATTGTCTCATGGTCGTATATCACGaaccaccggtaccggtaaACCCATGTTGAGGATTTTGAAGTGTTGTGAACAAAATAAGgggaaaacacacgcacacatcacTCTCCTAGGACTGACGTACAGCACGATTCGACCCAGATGGATCGGTATCGGTTGTGAGATCTGCTTTATCTAGAGGGTCGAACAATGCATTACAAATACTTTACCATTCTTTTGTAACTTAGCTCAACAACCGTTGATGGCAACGATCTGTCTTGCCTTACCTATCAGGCTATCTGTGACTTGAATTACCCAAAGTTAGTCCTGCGCCTCCAGACCAGGCGTGTCGTTTGCTCAGTCGTGCACTATCAAATATACTATTTATGACCGGGCCATGAAATACAAATACTAGTAACGCAAAATTGACCTAACTATTGATTAATTGCACAGCAATAAGGGCATGCGCAAGCACGGCTTCTGGCGAGTACCGTCCGCCTTGCACGGTTGCTTCTGACCACTGTTCCATTTTCAACCATTACATTAGACGTGTTGTGTTATTCAGTACAAAACTAACACCATATTACgtcgttttcattttcccgGCTAGCACAAAAGCGACGGTGTGCGCTACTAATGCACTACCGAGGATCGTAAACGTTTGCATCCCCATCCTTTCGGCGTTCCTCACCACTAAACGGCATTATCGTTGATCAGATCGATCGTACGTGTGTGGAAGCGATCGGTTAGTTTAGCGCTACTTTTCACTGGCCCATCGATAAGCAGGTCGGTCGCGACACCACACTCCCTTCCCTCCAGCTTGCTCCAGACGGATTTCAGTCTATCTTTTGCCTTTTCGCTCGTCTTTTTCGCTACCttctttttctccattttcaaCGGAGCACATCCCCGCTTCTGTGGAACGGACACATCAGTGCATTTGCTACGGAAAGAAAGGCAAAGAACAAATCGTTATCGTATCGTTTGGCAAGTAGAAACATATTACGTGCGATTTACTTACCTTTTAAAGTTTTTGGGCAACATCGGTTTCGGTGCTAGGCATAAGGTGTTTGGATCTTCGGGATGGTATCCATACTCTTCGCCCCGCAACCACAATTCGTACACTTCCGGCTGAAAGCGACGCACAAACGTTTCCATTGAAATTTTCACCATATCTGGGCGGCAATTACATACGGACGCCCGTTTGCCGTATTCGATCCATCGTTCGGTGGCAAAATTGGTCGATTCCGCACAGTTAAAGCCGTGATTAAACCCGGCATGGTAACCGTACGGGAAGGTGATCATTATTTCTCCCGGTTCCTGGGTGATCTTGTTGAACGGTATGCCGTGCGCTTTCAGCATCTGCGTACTAATGAGCGTCATCTTGTGGCGCATGAACGCTTTGCACTCCTGGTAGTTTAACGAGAACATGCGTTCCGCCAGCTTCTCCAGCTTGCGACCATGCTCGGGTGGGATGGCATACCACGTCTTGGGTGCTCCAAAGTGCAGGTAATTTATCGAGTACAAATCCATATCTTCGGTGTGCCATGCGAACGTGGTTTTCCACATGCCAAAGTACAGGTAGGCCGTGTTTACACCTGCTATCGAAATATTATAGTCCGCATTGACGTAATCCAGTATGGTCCCGAGGCAGTTAATGTTCCACACCTTCACATCCGGATCGGTCAAACTGCCCGGTACGTCCGCACCGTATATGGGAGCGACATACGTTATGTTCTTCCAAAATTTCTTCTCTATATCCGCATAGTCAAAGTGCTTCGGTGTGGCATGACGCTCCTCCTGCGTTTTCTCGTAAAACTCTTGCACCGTCATCGATCGCTTCTGGATGTTTAGCTGCTGGTACAGGCCCTGTCTACCCGATACCACCTGCGAGATCGGTGTACGTATGGTCACGTTGATATCCTTAATGTCGTATCCTTGCTTCCGCGGGACCCATTCCGGTGGCGGAACAACCTGGAGTGGAACGATCggcaaacgtaaacaaatgtTGCTACAAATGCTGCGCTTGACAAACGCAACTGTAAACAAGGGCCTACCTTTACGAGACCAGCCTTGTGAGCTCCCTTCGACTCCATATAGTCAATGTAGGCCGGGAAATCCTGGAACTCTTCCCAGGTTGGCCTAAAGACCATTATTCTCGGTATGCTCATGATTGTAGCGTACACTTTTTACTGCATCCCCAGAGAATATTGTTTCTACGCGAGCTGTTtaggtttgttgtttcttcctcttcttgtGTGAGGAATTGTTACCATAAAACTGCTTAAACCTGCCTCATGGGCTGCACCTGGACGTTCACAAGGGTGTACTTCTAGAAGTACATTATCtgtaaaaaggaaacatcTGTTTTAAGTTCTATACTTTCCACTTTTATAGCTGATTTATCTGTAAACTGTGCGCCACTGTTTTGCACAACGATGAGAacgttctgttttctttttttgctcgtGCCAGCTGTCAAAATACTTTCACGACTCGTGTAAACTCCACTGCAGTCGGACAGCGTGGAAACGTTTATAATATAAGGCTCAAGACttgctttaaaattttgtgaGCTTGTAAGAAGAATTCACATTCTTTAGAATCAATTCTGTCAACTTTTTAATAAACTATCAGCTAGgcaatttttttaatcttttgcaGCAGTTATTTACGGCAGTTGATGTACATTTGAGCCAATGTATGAGCTTTTCAGATACATCTCTTGCACAGTGGGAAGTTTTCATTGAAATATAATaagcttttttatttaccgttattttccatttaaattctattaCACGCACCTGAACATGTGCATAAAGCTAACCTCGTGGACCCAATCTGTCCAACATACATTTAGTTATTTAGACTGCAGTTCAATACCATCAATACAATCAAAGTTCAATAAGATATATCAAGTGCATTCAGATCATGCAATGTTATCGTTTTTGCTtcagaggttttttttatcaatgtaGTACTATAGATCACAATTTATACTGAGCCTGCAGAACTGTTGAGCTATTTTCAGATCACTATGTAGCAGCATGTGCGCATGCAAACAATCACCCCCGTTAGATGATACGAAAGCATTTCTAATGAACAGTGCAAGTGCAACTGCGTACATCCGCTGAAAACGGATGAGCACGTTTGCGTTCATTGACATCAAGAATGTCAAGTAAAAATTCATACACATTCCTGCCGAGCAGATTCACCATGCCCGAGcggaacgaaaaacaacattaacttttattattataatccCATTTTTTACGATCCATTGGTGTTACCGAACATGCGTCGCAATCGGCGTGCGGAGCGAGCACTTCGAGCGCGCGAAAATGATACACTTTGATTGAGCAACGCTGTCGGTACACTTGTCGTACTCGCGTCAGGCGCCAACCGGTCATCTGGGGAAGTGATTAAGCGCTTCGACGATTCTTGGATTGATCTTAGATTGATCTTGCCCATGAAAACTGTGCGCCCTTTATTGCTGCAGCTAGTACACTAGACCACGCTAGACAAGGCCGTGTTGGCGGGAGTTGGCCAAGGTTATGGTCGCTAGGTTACGATCAAGGGTTAGCGAGGCTAAATTTTTTACTTTACAATAAGAGCACACATGGTTTTTGATGAAAATCTCTTCCGCGCACAGCAAGATTCGTTACGCGCttggaaattatttacattGTAGACATCATTAGATCAGATAGCAGAACACTTGTGTGATGAATTTATTACTCATCCGAGACGAATGTGAGGAACAGAAAGATAATTTATATACCAGACCGATTGTCCACAGCGCGTACTTAAtacaatttcatttctttacTCAAACAGCTTCCTCATGAACGGCCACAACCATTGAACAACGTTTTTAcccaaaaagaaataaatcacaCAATCCCCTtgcgtttgatgtttgatcaATCGTAACCCTCAAAGATCATCCAGATTGAATCACTTTAATGACGAAGTACGGACGGGAGAGGCAGCATATCACGATGGCCTTTCCCTGAGCGACCAAATGAGCAAAGGAACGCGAACGAGCGCGAGTGATCGAGAGGGCTTGAGAGAAACGTTCTATAGAACGAGAGCACCATCTTAGTCCTCGCGCGTCTCGATGGGAATTAAGATCATTTTTGTACCGCGAACCGGCTGGTCGCAACGTTCAGTTGCTTAACAGCGATCGAGCGCGTTGGAATGTGCGGCTAATTATTGCTTCCGTTGTTCGCGTCCGATTTGTGCGATACACTTATCATTCCTGGCCACAGTCTCGTCGACGCCCTAACCCGCGTGAAGAAAGTTTCCGTGTGTTAACGAAAGTGACGCACGGCGCTCGAGTTTCGCGCATCGCGCTACGAAGTGCAGCTCCGAACACCACAGAATAAAACGTGACAGAACAAAGCGAACAGTGCGCGGGTTTTAGCAATAAGGGTTTTTTCCCCCGCCTagtgtttgttgctgctgtgctaTCTTGCTGCTTCTCTGGTCCGATGTGTCACATCGCTTGCTAAGTGTGGTCATCGGGATCGAACAGAACAGTACACGGCCTCGACCATGACGGCGGAAACGCTGAAACCGTTTCTCAATCTACCGAACGCGACGGCCGACGAGCTGAAAGCACGCTGCGCGCAAAAGTCCACCGTTAAGCGAGGATTAGTTGCACTGGGATGCATTCTAGCGGCGGCCCTTTGCTGTGCGCTCATCGGTGTGCAGGTAGGCAGGGTCTCCCACGTTCCAGTGGCATTGTGTATTCGTGTGTAATTAGTAAAGATAAAAGAGCCAAGCTAAATGCACTCTAAACTTCCGTTGTAAGTTGCTTTGTGACTGTTTCCTACGGGAAACTGTTTATGGTTTTGTACATAACCTTGAACAATAATATAGACAGAAGATATTAAGATAGACATCCACGCCGATAAGAAATTCTCGCAGAATTGTTTCTCTCAAGAGCTAGTTCAAAAAGAAGAACATGAGCTCATTTCCTTCTTATTCTCTGCCAACCTACTGAAACCAGAGCTAGACAGAAATATTGTTCCCATGTAAAACATTTCGAAGTAATACAATTTGAAGGAAGATACTCGAATTTAAGAGTCATTTAAGAGTCAATTTATCCacacgaaatggaaataaaaacagtctTAAATTTACTTTTTGAACTGTAATTCTATGATTTACTTTCCATTTTAGCAAACCGTACACATAGACATTGACAAATTTGATCGTATATCAACGAATCTGTCGGAATAGCGTCTATAGTTGTAGGCATGATTACAGTAAAATACAAAtcggagttgttttttttgtgaaaatgcGCTTAATATTAACCAGTTGTATCTTTTGGTGATGTATTGTAAGACCCTTTTCAGTGAACAGTTAACGCTTGATAATaataagtttaatttaatgataaaGACATAATTGGAAGTCCATCCTGAATTCAACTTTTATCAATGACTTTCTTCGTTTGAGCTAACCTTAAATTAGGTTGCCTTCTTAGTTGAATAGCTAGCTATTAGGTATTGTACAAGGGAGTAGTGTTGGGTGAGTCTTCAGGGTCAGGTTCATGAAtcagaatgaatctttgaactgaatctgaatctgaaatATGTCAAATATCAATGAGTCTTAGAGGATTCCACCGTATAAGAGCTTGTCCGTTATGTACAGCCACCTCCGATCATCAGTTGCCAAACATGAGATTAGCCCGCCAttgctctgaggattcatgaatccttttgagagtcgattcctgatttgaatgacctCTCTTTAAATATTCTTCTGGATGACCTATTGGTCTGGTCCTATTGAGATTTGTCTTGTGAAATAGACAATTATCGACTACATCTTTAGCTTTAAACACTtcgttacaaaacaaaatatagcCTAATTTGGTGCAATACAGGCAATCATGAGACATAATATCATAAAACAAGACCTATTTAATTCCCATTTCCCTTCCATTCATCAACTCCTTAATCGCGTTGTATTACACACTTCAACTGACCTTGGTACCTTGTTGCTCTTCCACAGATCTGGCATTTGAATAAGACGGCCGCACTGCAACAGGAAGTCGATGACCTGAAAATGCAACTGTACCAACGTGCCCGCGAGTTCACCGATTACGAGGCAAGTGCACCAGACCAAACCTACCTATGTACCTACCAAAAACGGCCAGACGTCTGCAGTTCATAACAGACCCATTCCCAGCCAGCCTTACTCTAAATGGTGCTTTAATCAATTCAAACGAAAGCACTCCAAAATTGTTAGCAGCTTCCACAGCTTGCGTTAGTCTCGTTTCTTACACGCTGCCGAGCTGAAATGAACTCCGCTCTCCATGCCGTCCCCGTTGAATACGGGACGAGTCTTGTCGGTACACGGGGGAAAGATGTGGCGCCGGCTTGTAGCAGCTGTAGTTGGCGTGGGCGAGAACAGAACTGATGTCCATTAAATTAAGCCTCTCCAAAATGTCATACCACACGGCACAATGCGAATCCCTCCCACTCCTCCCCCTCCGGGATTCGACCCGTTTGCCGAAACCGGACTGGATGATAATGTGTCCCCGAGTAGGGGATCGCAGCGTGATCTATTTATGATGCTTTAGTCGCTTGCAGGGCAGTGCGAACCGATTTCGCCCGTCAGCTTCACCCGACCGGTGCTGTTGCGAGACAGTTTCCGAGTATTGTAATGACTTGCAGAAAGTTTTGGGCAAACTTTTTGCCATCCTTTTCGACGCCCCGGCTTCGTTCGATAC
This Anopheles marshallii chromosome 3, idAnoMarsDA_429_01, whole genome shotgun sequence DNA region includes the following protein-coding sequences:
- the LOC128711155 gene encoding probable lysine-specific demethylase 4A, whose translation is MSIPRIMVFRPTWEEFQDFPAYIDYMESKGAHKAGLVKVVPPPEWVPRKQGYDIKDINVTIRTPISQVVSGRQGLYQQLNIQKRSMTVQEFYEKTQEERHATPKHFDYADIEKKFWKNITYVAPIYGADVPGSLTDPDVKVWNINCLGTILDYVNADYNISIAGVNTAYLYFGMWKTTFAWHTEDMDLYSINYLHFGAPKTWYAIPPEHGRKLEKLAERMFSLNYQECKAFMRHKMTLISTQMLKAHGIPFNKITQEPGEIMITFPYGYHAGFNHGFNCAESTNFATERWIEYGKRASVCNCRPDMVKISMETFVRRFQPEVYELWLRGEEYGYHPEDPNTLCLAPKPMLPKNFKSKCTDVSVPQKRGCAPLKMEKKKVAKKTSEKAKDRLKSVWSKLEGRECGVATDLLIDGPVKSSAKLTDRFHTRTIDLINDNAV
- the LOC128712906 gene encoding uncharacterized protein LOC128712906, with the protein product MITHWTLIVLVAVAISGPHSALARPAEPEAPAEIYNELAEEYQRLHNQEIRFLQYLSVQAERQQREEAYLQAQREQQQLALDARNSLLDDTGSLLDELPQEFGRSDDGTGAGRNLNGYGHEVSAQTEPVQKEVPHQKSKNDKKNNHYMSLCHFKLCNMGRKRNQRFPQFWN